The Dyadobacter sandarakinus DNA window TCGAAAGCCGCGTGATGGCTGCTTATGCGCATGCACTTGGCATTCCCCGTGAGCACCTGTTTACCGAAGAAAAAGCCCAGCATAGTGTTGAAAACGTATATTACTCCTACCGGCTTGCGAAGGATTCGGGCTTTTCCAAAATTGCACTCGCTACGGATCCGATCCAGAACAGCTATATGCGCAAATTTATCAAAAAAAACGGGCTGCCCATTGCGCTGCTTCCCACGGTGATCGATACGCTTAAAGTGATGAACCTGTACGAGCCGCGGGTTGATTTTAAGCCGTATATGCAGGCAGGTTTTGTCAAATTGTCGGACACCGAAGGTTTTTTCAAGCGGTTCCGGGGCACCATGGGCCAGCATATTGTCTGGTATGAAGAAGATCTGAAAAAGAAAAAATACCGGCGGAAATACAAAGCGCGGACCGTTCCCTCCGAAAACAGCAGGAACCTTAAACAAGCAGAATGAAAAAGAAAATGTCGGCGGTTGAAGCCAAGTATGAAGCTCAGAAGATTGCATTCGGACCCATGTTTTTCCAGGCCGTAGTTGCGCTCCGTGAATTGGGGATCCTGAAATTCATATCAAACCACCGCACGGGAGTTTCTGCCGAAGATATCGTTTCAGCGCTGGGCGTATCCGAATATGGTGTAAACCTGCTGCTGGAAGCCGCCGAAGCAATGGGTGTTGTAGAAACTGAGGACGGTTTGTTCAGGATCACCAAAGTAGGTTTTTTCCTGATAAAAGATGAAATGACCCGCGTCAACATCAACTTCATGAATGATGTATGCTACCTGGGTGCCAGGCACATGACCGACAGTATTGTCCGGGAAAGGCCCGAAGGATTACAGGAATTTGGCGGATGGCCGACGATTTATGAAGGATTATCCGCTCTGCCCGCCCCGGCCAAAAAGTCCTGGTTTGAATTTGATCATTATTACTCCGACACTGCCTTTCCAGAGGCATTGAAAGTTGTTTTTCGTAAAAAACCAAAAAAGCTTTTTGACGTAGGCGGTAACACCGGCAAGTGGTCTTTTGCCTGCTGCGCCTATGATCCTGATGTAGAAGTTACGATCCTCGACCTGCCCGCACAGCTGAAAGTAGCCCTGGCAAATACCGAAGAAAGGGGCCTGAGTAATCGCATAAGTTTTCACCCGATTAACCTTCTAGACGATGCTCAGCAGATTCCGCAGGGCGCCGATGTGATCTGGATGAGTCAATTTCTGGATTGTTTTTCCAAAAATGAGATCGTTCGGATACTTGAAAATGCCTGCCAGGCAGCATCAGCAAATACAACCCTCTACATTCTGGAACCATTTGTCGATAACCAGAATTACCCTGCTGCACATTACAGTCTGGTAGCTACGTCCATGTACTTCACCGTCATGGCCAATGGAAACAGTAAGATGTACCAGATTGAGGAAATGAAAAAGCTGGTTGCACAGGCGGGATTTGATGTGGTACAAACTTACCCACTCATCGGCGACAGCTACCATACCATTTTGGAATGCGTAAAAAAAGGCTGAAATACGTATTCAGTTTTCCGGTAAACCTAAATTCCCGACTATGAGAATGCCCGCATTGATTTGTCTTGCACTTTTATTCACCTTTGCCGCGTCGGCATTCAGGCCGGTTGACAAGCAGGCCTTCTACAAGGTACTGGAAGCCGGAGACGAAAGCCGGATCGATGAGATGGTGGCTGAACTGGAAAAGGAAAGTTCCTCCGCTACGGTCAAAGCCTACATGGGTGCTTTAATCATGAAAAAAGCAGGATTTGTGAAGGGAGCAAGCGCCAAGGTTAAGACGTTTAAAAAGGGCGCTCAGCTGCTCGAAGATGAAATCAAAAATAATCCCGGAAATACAGAATACCGTTTTTTGCGGCTGACAATACAGGAGCACGCGCCGGGCATTCTCAAATACAACAAGCAACTGGAGGAAGACAAAGCGGCTGTCGTAAAAGGTTACTCAGGACTCGAACCGGCGCTGAAAACAATTATCAGGGACTATGCCCGGGATTCGAGGGTGTTGAAAAAAGAAGATTTGAAATAATTAACGGATGTGGGGATATAAATGAAAAAGATCCTAGTTGTCAGTTACTCGCAGTCGGGACAGCTCACTGAAATTCTCGACCGGTTTACTTCCCCATTCGATCCTGCATTGGTTGAGCACGTCAAAATAACGCCCCGGGAACCGTTTCCTTTTCCGTGGACTACGGATGAGTTTTTCGACAAGATGCCCGAATGTGTTGAGGAACAAGCCATTGAGCTGGAACCTGTACAGTTTTCATCATTCCGGTACGAACTGATTGTTTTTGGTTATCAGCCCTGGTTCCTGTCGCCCTCACTGCCCGCCACTTCCCTGCTGCAAAGTCCCGCGTTTAAGATGTTACTGTCGGGTACCCCGGTGGTAACCGTTATCGGTGGACGTAACATGTGGCTCAACTCGCAGGAAAGTATTAAAAAGTACATAGCAGATGCCGGCGGGCGCCTTGTAGCCAACATTCCGTTTATGGACCGCACCACCAACCTTGTCAGTGCGGTGACGATCCTGCACTGGATGCTGACCGGCCGCAAGGACCGCAAGTGGAATATTTTTCCGTATCCCGGTGTCAGCAGGGAGGATATTTCAAATGGGGCCAGGTTCGGGAAGATCGTTAGAGAGGCCTTTGACAATGACGATTACTGGCATCTTCAGCAAAACATACTGGCGCTCGGACTAATCCATATTCCTACGGACATCCTGTTTATAGAGCAGAGAGCCAAAAAGTTGTTCCGGATCTGGGCAGGTTTGATCCGGA harbors:
- a CDS encoding YdcF family protein is translated as MFLCSGCGRLLYRSAAKAYSKDLKNQPYDAIIVPGFPFNGEKWDMILQMRIHWAHYLYAKGYTKNIIFSGGAVATPYIESRVMAAYAHALGIPREHLFTEEKAQHSVENVYYSYRLAKDSGFSKIALATDPIQNSYMRKFIKKNGLPIALLPTVIDTLKVMNLYEPRVDFKPYMQAGFVKLSDTEGFFKRFRGTMGQHIVWYEEDLKKKKYRRKYKARTVPSENSRNLKQAE
- a CDS encoding methyltransferase: MKKKMSAVEAKYEAQKIAFGPMFFQAVVALRELGILKFISNHRTGVSAEDIVSALGVSEYGVNLLLEAAEAMGVVETEDGLFRITKVGFFLIKDEMTRVNINFMNDVCYLGARHMTDSIVRERPEGLQEFGGWPTIYEGLSALPAPAKKSWFEFDHYYSDTAFPEALKVVFRKKPKKLFDVGGNTGKWSFACCAYDPDVEVTILDLPAQLKVALANTEERGLSNRISFHPINLLDDAQQIPQGADVIWMSQFLDCFSKNEIVRILENACQAASANTTLYILEPFVDNQNYPAAHYSLVATSMYFTVMANGNSKMYQIEEMKKLVAQAGFDVVQTYPLIGDSYHTILECVKKG